In Nocardia yunnanensis, one DNA window encodes the following:
- a CDS encoding L,D-transpeptidase family protein — translation MPTLRRLVPAIAAAALLAAAGCASEPVAPPPQPSYAGPARQLITVIADSPTATSATLTAWDRDGSRWTAAIGPLRADIGAQGVGPASETANRSPAGIWSLTEAFGIAADNGTRLPYRRVTQSDWWVSDVRSPYYNTHYTCAPGTCPFDESAGEDLGAAGPAYDHAVVIDYNRAPVVPGAGSAYFLHVGDGSATAGCVAVPGSDLDRLMRWLDPERGPVIDIAVRQAFTG, via the coding sequence ATGCCGACCCTGCGCCGCCTGGTGCCCGCGATCGCGGCCGCCGCCCTGCTCGCCGCGGCCGGCTGCGCGAGCGAACCGGTCGCGCCGCCGCCGCAGCCGTCCTATGCCGGCCCGGCGCGGCAGCTGATCACGGTCATCGCCGACTCGCCCACCGCGACCTCGGCCACCCTGACCGCCTGGGACCGGGACGGCAGCCGCTGGACGGCGGCGATCGGCCCGCTGCGGGCGGATATCGGGGCCCAGGGCGTGGGGCCGGCCAGCGAGACCGCCAACCGCTCCCCGGCCGGAATCTGGTCGCTGACAGAGGCTTTCGGAATCGCCGCCGACAACGGCACCCGGCTGCCGTATCGCCGTGTCACGCAATCGGATTGGTGGGTCTCCGATGTGCGCTCGCCGTATTACAACACCCACTACACCTGCGCGCCCGGCACCTGTCCCTTCGACGAATCCGCCGGTGAGGATCTGGGGGCCGCGGGACCGGCCTACGACCACGCGGTGGTCATCGACTACAACCGCGCCCCGGTGGTGCCGGGGGCGGGTTCGGCCTACTTCCTGCACGTCGGCGACGGCAGCGCGACGGCGGGCTGCGTCGCGGTACCGGGCAGCGATCTGGACCGGCTGATGCGCTGGCTGGATCCCGAACGTGGCCCGGTCATCGATATCGCGGTGCGGCAGGCGTTCACCGGCTGA
- a CDS encoding ectoine synthase encodes MIVRTTAEITGTDRDVAGPGWRSKRIVLGGDGVGFSFHETTIEAETVHEFHYQNHVEAVWLVEGDGTLVDLDRGVTYELGPGSMYLLDGHERHRLFARTRMRMLCVFNPPVTGREVHDEQGVYPLVAVD; translated from the coding sequence ATGATCGTGCGCACCACCGCCGAGATCACCGGCACCGATCGCGACGTCGCGGGGCCCGGCTGGCGCAGCAAGCGCATCGTGCTGGGCGGCGACGGGGTCGGATTCTCCTTCCACGAGACCACCATCGAGGCCGAGACGGTCCACGAATTCCACTACCAGAACCATGTCGAGGCCGTGTGGCTGGTCGAGGGCGACGGCACCCTGGTCGATCTCGACCGCGGCGTCACCTACGAACTCGGCCCCGGCTCCATGTATCTGCTCGACGGCCACGAACGCCATCGCCTCTTCGCCCGCACCCGCATGCGCATGCTGTGCGTGTTCAATCCGCCGGTGACCGGCCGTGAGGTGCACGACGAGCAGGGTGTCTACCCGCTCGTGGCCGTCGACTAG
- the thpD gene encoding ectoine hydroxylase, translated as MTLASPERIDRYRTRTLAGTPPIDRDDPTVWGEIGTPGLAEFDDDGYALFDELLDPYEVSDVAAEIQRLTADPDLLLDDRVIIERESHRVRSVFDVHKLSAPIAELVRESRIAGLARQVLGSEVYLHQTRVNYMPGFTGAGFYWHSDFETWHAEDGMPAPRAVSLSIALTDNYPFNGSLMVMPGSHRTFVPCQGETPADHHRVSLRAQEVGVPSQEAIADLAGKHGITQFTGRAGSALLFDSNLMHGSAGNITPFPRSNLFLVFNSVDNALLDPYSAPHPRPEYLANRDFTPLV; from the coding sequence ATGACATTGGCCAGCCCCGAGCGCATCGATCGCTACCGCACCCGCACCCTGGCCGGGACGCCGCCGATCGATCGTGACGACCCGACGGTGTGGGGCGAGATCGGCACCCCCGGCCTCGCCGAGTTCGACGACGACGGTTACGCCCTGTTCGACGAACTGCTCGACCCCTACGAGGTCAGCGATGTCGCCGCCGAAATCCAGCGGCTCACCGCCGATCCCGATTTGCTGCTGGACGACCGCGTGATCATCGAGCGCGAATCCCACCGGGTGCGTTCGGTTTTCGACGTGCACAAGCTCAGCGCGCCGATCGCGGAGCTGGTGCGCGAGAGCCGCATCGCCGGACTGGCCCGCCAGGTCCTCGGGTCCGAGGTCTATCTGCATCAGACCCGGGTCAACTACATGCCGGGCTTCACCGGCGCCGGCTTCTACTGGCACTCGGATTTCGAGACCTGGCACGCCGAGGACGGGATGCCCGCCCCGCGCGCGGTCAGCCTGTCGATCGCGCTGACCGACAACTATCCGTTCAACGGCAGCCTCATGGTGATGCCGGGCTCGCATCGCACCTTCGTGCCCTGTCAGGGCGAGACGCCCGCCGATCACCACCGGGTGTCGCTGCGCGCCCAGGAGGTCGGGGTGCCCTCGCAAGAGGCCATCGCCGATCTGGCCGGCAAGCACGGCATCACCCAGTTCACGGGGCGGGCCGGGTCGGCGCTGCTGTTCGACTCCAACCTGATGCACGGCTCGGCGGGCAACATCACGCCGTTCCCGCGCTCGAATCTGTTCCTGGTGTTCAACAGCGTCGACAATGCCCTGCTCGACCCCTATTCCGCGCCGCACCCGCGGCCGGAGTACCTGGCCAACCGGGACTTCACACCCCTGGTGTGA
- a CDS encoding YaeQ family protein, whose protein sequence is MALNSTIHTVTVHLADVDRTVYEELELRVARHPSETAAYLVTRLLAYCLEYEEGIAFSDGGVSATDQPPVLVRDLTGRLTTWIDVGAPDAERIHRAGKLADRVAIYTHRDPAKVLAALPAKRIHRAETIPVYSLDREFVDAVAAAVDRRTEWTVSVTDRHLFLEIDGAPFSVEIVEHRLDG, encoded by the coding sequence ATGGCCCTGAACTCGACCATCCACACCGTGACCGTGCATCTCGCGGACGTGGACCGCACTGTCTACGAGGAGCTCGAGCTCCGGGTCGCCCGGCATCCCTCCGAGACCGCCGCCTACCTGGTGACCCGATTGCTGGCCTACTGCCTGGAGTACGAGGAGGGCATCGCCTTCAGCGACGGCGGGGTGTCCGCCACCGACCAACCTCCGGTGCTGGTGCGTGATCTGACCGGCCGGCTCACCACCTGGATCGATGTGGGCGCACCCGACGCCGAGCGGATTCACCGCGCCGGCAAGCTGGCCGACCGGGTGGCGATCTACACGCACCGGGATCCGGCGAAGGTGCTGGCGGCGTTACCCGCCAAGCGAATTCATCGCGCCGAGACGATTCCGGTGTACTCGCTGGATCGCGAATTCGTGGATGCGGTGGCGGCGGCGGTGGATCGGCGCACCGAATGGACGGTGTCGGTGACCGATCGCCACCTGTTCCTCGAGATCGACGGCGCGCCGTTCTCGGTGGAGATCGTCGAGCATCGTCTCGACGGTTAG
- a CDS encoding DUF4365 domain-containing protein — protein MFEVDVHQGLEQNNQQGQFGADYVRVLASAAGLIWSQDVVDMDGVDLCLKLPGRTARGFSPRIDVQVKTSVRLVNRDGWVLFNGLKEPQFNRLAGPDFSVPRYLFVVSVPRQPVDYTDLYTSGLLLRYIGYYLSLADLKPVTEPDRRRTRSVRIPASNILTAATLRALVTETAELPTV, from the coding sequence ATGTTCGAGGTGGATGTTCATCAGGGGCTCGAGCAGAACAATCAGCAGGGCCAGTTCGGGGCCGACTATGTCCGCGTCCTCGCGTCCGCGGCCGGTTTGATCTGGTCACAGGACGTCGTGGACATGGATGGGGTCGATCTGTGTCTCAAGCTGCCGGGACGCACCGCGCGCGGCTTCTCACCGCGAATCGACGTGCAGGTCAAGACCTCCGTTCGACTCGTGAACCGCGACGGCTGGGTCCTGTTCAACGGCTTGAAGGAACCGCAATTCAATCGGCTGGCAGGACCCGACTTCTCGGTACCCCGTTACCTGTTCGTCGTATCCGTGCCGCGCCAGCCGGTCGACTACACCGATCTCTACACCTCCGGGCTCCTACTGCGGTACATCGGCTACTACCTGTCACTCGCCGATCTGAAGCCGGTCACCGAGCCCGATCGACGCCGCACGAGGTCGGTCCGGATTCCGGCGAGCAATATTCTGACCGCCGCCACACTCCGTGCGCTGGTTACCGAAACCGCCGAACTCCCCACGGTGTAG
- the ectA gene encoding diaminobutyrate acetyltransferase — protein sequence MQTPISKFDAISQQTIEIREPVLADGAPMHRIAENSRVLDTNSSYAYLLWCRDFAATSMVAEIDGELAGFVTGYTRPARPHTLFVWQVAVDHPHRGHGLGVRMLDALVESCAAQGVTQLETTISPDNPASVAMFASLARRRLATLTRTPLFTADQFPGGHQPEDLYRIAPLTTQEEWR from the coding sequence ATGCAGACCCCAATCAGCAAATTCGACGCGATATCCCAGCAAACGATCGAGATCCGGGAACCGGTACTCGCCGACGGTGCGCCCATGCATCGCATTGCCGAGAATTCCCGGGTCCTCGACACCAACTCCAGCTACGCCTACCTGCTGTGGTGCCGCGATTTCGCCGCGACCTCGATGGTCGCCGAAATCGACGGCGAATTAGCGGGTTTCGTCACCGGTTACACCCGGCCCGCCCGGCCGCACACCCTGTTCGTCTGGCAGGTCGCGGTCGACCATCCGCACCGCGGGCACGGCCTGGGTGTGCGGATGCTCGACGCCCTGGTGGAAAGCTGTGCGGCCCAGGGGGTCACGCAGCTCGAAACCACCATTTCCCCCGACAATCCGGCCTCGGTCGCCATGTTCGCGTCCCTGGCCAGACGCCGGCTGGCGACCCTGACCCGCACCCCGCTGTTCACCGCCGACCAATTCCCCGGCGGACATCAGCCCGAAGATCTCTACCGCATCGCACCGCTCACCACCCAGGAGGAATGGCGATGA
- a CDS encoding response regulator transcription factor → MGASLMIVGDDARVRGDLRVALEREGYDVDETAAAEVALERLRTYGAPDVMIVDLLVGEMDAFTCIREVRRAHEVPIMVVSASEDTHDVVAALEAGADDFVSKPLAIKEISARVRALRRRPHLGALPEDPIAEPPAEIVLDPDDDAPLVLSPDGGVVRRGDEPIPLTITEFRLLCELAANPGRVLSRTLLLERAWDEGFFGDERLVDVHVRRLRTKIESDPSDPRIVVTVRGLGYRLDMPR, encoded by the coding sequence ATGGGCGCGAGCCTGATGATCGTGGGGGACGACGCCCGGGTCCGCGGCGACCTGCGGGTGGCGCTGGAACGCGAGGGCTACGACGTCGACGAGACGGCCGCGGCCGAGGTGGCGCTGGAACGCCTGCGCACCTATGGCGCGCCCGATGTGATGATCGTGGACCTGCTGGTCGGCGAGATGGACGCCTTCACCTGTATTCGCGAGGTGCGCCGCGCCCACGAGGTGCCGATCATGGTGGTCAGCGCCAGCGAGGACACCCACGACGTGGTCGCCGCCCTGGAGGCCGGGGCCGACGACTTCGTGAGCAAGCCCCTGGCCATCAAGGAGATCAGCGCGCGGGTGCGGGCCCTGCGGCGGCGGCCGCATCTGGGTGCGCTGCCGGAGGATCCGATCGCCGAACCGCCGGCCGAGATCGTGCTGGACCCCGATGACGATGCGCCGCTGGTGCTTTCGCCCGACGGCGGCGTGGTGCGCCGCGGCGACGAGCCGATTCCCTTGACCATCACCGAGTTTCGGCTGCTGTGCGAACTCGCCGCCAATCCGGGCCGGGTGCTCAGCCGCACGCTGCTGCTCGAACGCGCCTGGGACGAAGGCTTCTTCGGTGACGAGCGTCTCGTGGACGTCCATGTGCGCCGCCTGCGCACCAAGATCGAGTCCGATCCCTCCGATCCGCGCATCGTGGTGACCGTCCGCGGGCTCGGATATCGCCTCGACATGCCCCGATGA
- a CDS encoding AAA family ATPase, producing the protein MNEEQRHALASIQFSSALTPDQVWSPLTCHVEGLHPEATEEMTRAVRGAVNRPTGAPTGLVLSGERGVGKTHMLGWLRDHVQRQGGSFFMPKLIDAQSFWEGAVHGIVSRLQDPEGGQLSRMLDRLSEDTGCDRELRMRLRGTVPVRREDVDAFVTRVAELHPRVGFECQDTLRALVLFRAKGGPREVGYSFLTLPEGIGEKDRVAWGIRQQSRVAQLVFHDMTRLFALTGPVVLAVDQIDTVFAQTGPAEADSLANRLADALMRMREETTRTLIVVACLPKSWDLITTRAVNSAADRFTTLELSTNMPSADIARAIVERHLGSLYQEIGFEPPYPTWPVRPDAFDDPQVPHFTPRRLLHLVGEHVRGCLAAREVRELAHFGNPLPESKSEPARPAAVGTMALDARFQELRATADVVRALDPSHEDSLMHSLLNAALSCYVLEQGGAGLDLTVDQASTVQPALHARLRRTLDEASEDEEHWSFRAIAHSHHNAVLTRLRGACLEAGIQPGAAKRHLVILRNTPFSSGRVTTAAVAEFEAAQGISLPISEDDLRTFTSLNTMLHEGAPEFQDWLRIRRPAGDTALLRRVLGATGADTGPSAAAVAEFTAVAETAAVGETTAVAVVPAPVTKEDSPSVLLGRGAGSGADFRVPLIQLRKHTAIFAGSGSGKTVLLRRMVEEAALHGVSSILIDTNNDLARLGDQWPDAPDCWVAGDPERARRYFTETEVVIWTPRREAGRPLALNPLPDFGGVLDDPDEFRTAIDASVAGLIPRTGLTSSKLRTGTAVLTETLAYFAHRGGTELNDYVDLLGNLPQGVSTVRNAAHLAVGMADELHAAMINDPVFGGVGERLDPGALLTPAAGKRARISVISCIGLPTDDQRRTFVNQLQLALFSWIKRNPAGDRPIGGLLVLDEAQTFAPSRTATASTESTLTLATQARKYGLGLVFATQAPKALHNLITGNAATQVIGLLNASVQIQAAQELARAKGSHLDDISRLNAGQFYGSTAGTGFTRIDVPMCLSHHPPSALIEEEVLKRARREQN; encoded by the coding sequence GTGAACGAGGAACAACGCCACGCGCTCGCCTCGATCCAGTTCAGCAGTGCGCTCACACCCGATCAGGTGTGGAGTCCCTTGACCTGCCATGTCGAGGGGCTGCACCCGGAAGCCACCGAGGAGATGACTCGCGCGGTCCGCGGTGCGGTGAACCGGCCGACCGGTGCACCCACGGGCCTGGTCCTCTCCGGCGAACGCGGCGTCGGAAAGACCCACATGCTCGGCTGGCTGCGCGACCACGTGCAGCGGCAGGGCGGCTCGTTCTTCATGCCCAAACTCATCGATGCCCAATCCTTCTGGGAGGGCGCGGTACACGGAATCGTCAGCCGCCTGCAGGATCCCGAAGGCGGGCAGTTGAGCCGGATGCTCGACCGGCTGAGCGAAGACACCGGCTGCGACCGAGAACTCAGAATGCGACTGCGCGGCACCGTGCCCGTACGCCGGGAGGATGTGGACGCGTTCGTCACGCGGGTAGCCGAACTCCATCCGCGCGTGGGATTCGAGTGTCAGGACACGCTGCGAGCCCTGGTGCTGTTTCGAGCCAAGGGAGGTCCCCGGGAAGTCGGATACAGCTTCCTCACCCTTCCGGAGGGCATCGGGGAAAAGGACAGAGTCGCCTGGGGCATCCGGCAGCAAAGCCGGGTCGCGCAACTGGTGTTCCACGATATGACGCGACTATTCGCGCTCACCGGCCCGGTGGTGCTGGCCGTCGATCAGATCGACACCGTCTTCGCCCAGACCGGCCCCGCGGAGGCGGACTCGCTCGCCAATCGACTGGCGGACGCGCTGATGCGAATGCGAGAAGAGACCACGCGCACCCTCATCGTCGTCGCGTGCCTGCCCAAGTCCTGGGACCTCATCACCACTCGTGCGGTGAACTCGGCCGCCGACCGGTTCACCACTCTCGAGCTGTCGACCAATATGCCGTCGGCCGATATCGCCCGGGCCATTGTCGAGCGCCACCTCGGCAGCCTGTACCAGGAGATCGGTTTCGAACCGCCCTACCCCACCTGGCCCGTGCGGCCCGATGCGTTCGACGACCCCCAGGTCCCGCATTTCACACCCCGCCGACTACTCCACCTGGTGGGCGAGCATGTGCGCGGCTGCCTGGCCGCACGGGAAGTACGGGAGCTCGCCCATTTCGGAAATCCCTTGCCCGAGAGCAAGTCCGAGCCGGCGCGCCCGGCCGCGGTGGGAACCATGGCACTCGACGCGCGCTTCCAGGAATTGCGAGCCACCGCGGATGTCGTCCGAGCGTTGGATCCGTCGCATGAAGACAGCCTCATGCATTCCCTCTTGAATGCCGCATTGAGCTGCTACGTGCTCGAACAGGGCGGTGCCGGCCTGGACCTGACCGTCGATCAGGCCAGCACCGTCCAACCCGCGTTGCACGCGCGGCTTCGCCGCACGCTCGACGAGGCCAGCGAGGACGAGGAGCATTGGAGCTTCCGGGCCATCGCGCACAGCCATCACAACGCGGTACTGACCAGGCTGCGAGGAGCCTGCCTCGAAGCGGGCATTCAGCCCGGCGCCGCGAAACGGCATCTGGTGATTCTGCGGAACACACCGTTCTCCAGTGGGCGGGTCACCACGGCGGCGGTCGCCGAATTCGAAGCAGCGCAGGGGATCTCGCTGCCCATTTCGGAGGACGATCTACGAACTTTCACCTCGCTGAACACGATGCTGCACGAGGGCGCACCCGAGTTCCAGGATTGGCTGCGGATCCGCCGGCCGGCCGGGGACACAGCGCTCCTGCGCCGCGTCCTCGGAGCGACCGGAGCCGACACCGGTCCCAGCGCGGCCGCCGTAGCCGAATTTACCGCAGTAGCCGAAACTGCCGCGGTCGGCGAAACCACTGCCGTGGCTGTCGTGCCCGCACCTGTCACTAAGGAAGACTCACCGTCGGTGTTGCTGGGGCGCGGCGCCGGCTCGGGAGCTGATTTTCGTGTCCCGCTCATCCAGTTGCGCAAGCACACGGCGATTTTCGCGGGCAGCGGTTCGGGCAAGACGGTGCTGCTCCGCCGGATGGTCGAAGAGGCGGCGCTGCACGGTGTTTCGTCCATCCTGATCGACACCAACAACGATCTGGCACGGCTGGGTGACCAGTGGCCCGACGCGCCCGACTGCTGGGTGGCGGGCGATCCGGAACGAGCCCGGCGCTACTTCACCGAGACCGAGGTGGTGATCTGGACGCCGCGCCGGGAAGCGGGACGGCCGCTCGCATTGAACCCGCTACCCGATTTCGGCGGCGTGCTCGACGATCCCGACGAATTCCGCACCGCGATCGATGCCTCGGTGGCCGGTCTGATTCCCCGCACCGGCCTGACCAGCTCCAAACTGCGCACCGGCACCGCCGTGCTGACCGAAACGCTCGCGTACTTCGCCCATCGAGGCGGTACCGAATTGAACGACTATGTCGACCTGCTCGGCAATCTTCCCCAGGGTGTGAGCACCGTCCGGAACGCCGCGCATCTGGCCGTGGGCATGGCCGACGAACTGCATGCGGCCATGATCAACGATCCGGTCTTCGGCGGGGTCGGTGAACGCCTCGATCCCGGCGCGCTGCTGACCCCGGCCGCGGGCAAGCGCGCCCGCATCTCGGTGATCAGTTGCATCGGTCTGCCCACCGACGACCAACGCCGGACCTTCGTCAATCAGCTCCAGCTCGCCCTGTTCTCCTGGATCAAGCGAAATCCCGCGGGAGACAGGCCGATCGGCGGTCTGCTGGTCCTCGACGAAGCCCAGACCTTCGCACCGTCCCGCACGGCCACCGCCTCCACCGAAAGCACCCTCACCCTCGCCACCCAAGCACGCAAATACGGATTGGGGTTGGTGTTCGCGACCCAGGCCCCGAAGGCCTTGCACAATCTGATCACGGGAAATGCGGCTACCCAGGTCATCGGCCTGCTCAACGCGTCGGTCCAGATACAGGCCGCCCAGGAGCTCGCCCGGGCGAAAGGCAGTCATCTCGACGATATTTCACGCCTGAACGCCGGCCAGTTCTACGGCTCGACCGCGGGCACCGGCTTCACCAGAATCGACGTTCCCATGTGCCTGAGCCACCATCCGCCCAGTGCGCTGATCGAAGAAGAAGTCTTGAAACGTGCACGGCGCGAACAAAACTGA
- the ectB gene encoding diaminobutyrate--2-oxoglutarate transaminase, with translation MTIPDMTVFAELESNVRGYCRSWPTVFDTASGAWLRDESGREYLDFFAGAGALNYGHNNPVLKQALLDYIAGDGLTHGLDMSTVAKRELLESLRERIFQPRGLDYKVQFPGPTGANAVEAALKLARKATGRTEILNFTNAFHGMTLGALSVTGNAAKRAGAGVPLQHATSMPFDGYLSGPDDDSFEWMERVLDDASSGLDSPAAVIVETVQGEGGVNLASMQWLRKLAGLCSAREILLIVDDVQMGCGRTGPFFSFEAAGITPDIVTLSKSIGGYGLPMALVLFKPELDLWKPGEHNGTFRGNNPAFVTARAALEHYWADAALETATRTKGDRIERALTGMVAAFDGVSTRGRGLVHGVVFDDASQAEKVCATAFQRGLLLETAGPDDEVVKLLPPLTITDGELDHGLELLAGSLDAVCGGRGR, from the coding sequence ATGACAATCCCCGACATGACGGTTTTCGCGGAACTCGAATCGAATGTCCGCGGTTATTGCCGCTCGTGGCCGACGGTGTTCGACACCGCGTCCGGGGCGTGGCTGCGCGACGAATCCGGCCGCGAATACCTGGATTTCTTCGCCGGTGCGGGCGCGTTGAATTACGGCCACAACAATCCGGTGCTCAAGCAGGCGCTGCTGGATTACATCGCCGGCGACGGACTCACCCACGGCCTGGACATGTCGACGGTCGCCAAGCGCGAGCTGCTGGAGTCGTTGCGCGAGCGCATCTTCCAGCCGCGCGGCCTGGACTACAAGGTGCAGTTCCCCGGACCCACCGGCGCCAATGCCGTCGAGGCGGCCCTGAAACTGGCCCGCAAGGCCACCGGCCGCACCGAAATCCTCAACTTCACCAACGCTTTTCACGGCATGACGCTGGGCGCGCTGTCGGTCACCGGGAACGCGGCCAAGCGGGCCGGCGCGGGCGTGCCGTTGCAGCACGCCACCTCGATGCCCTTCGACGGCTACCTTTCCGGGCCCGACGACGATTCGTTCGAGTGGATGGAACGCGTCCTCGACGACGCCTCCTCCGGCCTGGACAGCCCCGCCGCGGTGATCGTCGAGACCGTGCAGGGCGAAGGCGGCGTGAACCTGGCCAGCATGCAGTGGCTGCGCAAGCTGGCCGGATTGTGCTCGGCCCGTGAGATTCTGCTCATCGTCGACGACGTGCAGATGGGCTGCGGGCGCACCGGCCCGTTCTTCTCCTTCGAAGCCGCGGGCATCACCCCCGACATCGTCACGCTGTCGAAGTCCATCGGCGGCTACGGCCTGCCCATGGCGCTGGTGCTGTTCAAGCCGGAACTGGATCTGTGGAAGCCGGGCGAGCACAACGGCACCTTCCGCGGCAACAACCCGGCCTTCGTCACCGCCCGTGCGGCACTGGAGCACTACTGGGCCGACGCCGCCCTCGAGACCGCCACCCGGACCAAGGGCGATCGCATCGAGCGCGCCCTGACCGGCATGGTCGCCGCCTTCGACGGCGTCAGCACCCGCGGCCGCGGTCTGGTGCACGGCGTGGTGTTCGACGACGCCTCGCAGGCGGAGAAGGTGTGCGCCACCGCATTCCAGCGCGGGCTGCTGCTCGAGACCGCCGGGCCCGACGACGAAGTGGTGAAACTGCTTCCGCCGCTGACGATCACCGACGGCGAACTCGATCACGGCCTGGAGTTGCTGGCCGGATCGCTGGACGCCGTGTGCGGCGGGCGGGGGCGCTGA
- a CDS encoding nucleotidyl transferase AbiEii/AbiGii toxin family protein produces the protein MELRHRRLAEIALAVAGDQGFALAGGYALRAHGMGNRPSGDVDLFTDWHRRADFPGAVDAVVAELKLHGYDVTTAMSNETFARLLVLSADGGPDKLEMSADWRAHPPVLLEIGPVLHPDDAVANKMCALFGRALPRDFLDIDAAFTSGRYGHDRLLELAKNADDGFEPKMFADALGALTQITDDAFAEYGVPPDDIDAMRKRFADWRRELIATS, from the coding sequence ATGGAACTGCGCCACCGCAGACTCGCCGAAATCGCGCTGGCCGTAGCGGGCGATCAGGGATTCGCTCTCGCCGGCGGCTACGCGCTGCGAGCCCACGGCATGGGCAACCGCCCCAGTGGCGATGTAGATCTCTTCACCGACTGGCACCGACGGGCGGACTTCCCAGGGGCAGTAGACGCCGTCGTCGCCGAGCTGAAACTACACGGCTACGACGTCACAACCGCCATGAGCAATGAGACCTTCGCGCGTCTGCTGGTCTTGTCCGCGGACGGAGGTCCAGACAAGTTGGAGATGTCGGCGGACTGGCGTGCACATCCTCCGGTACTCCTCGAAATCGGTCCGGTACTGCATCCCGACGACGCTGTGGCGAACAAGATGTGCGCGCTCTTCGGACGTGCACTCCCACGAGACTTCCTCGACATCGACGCCGCATTCACCAGCGGCCGATACGGCCACGACAGATTGCTCGAACTCGCGAAGAACGCCGACGACGGCTTCGAACCGAAGATGTTCGCCGACGCGCTCGGAGCGCTCACCCAAATCACCGATGACGCATTCGCCGAATACGGTGTTCCGCCAGATGACATCGACGCCATGCGTAAGCGATTTGCAGATTGGCGAAGGGAGCTTATCGCCACCTCCTGA
- a CDS encoding calcium:proton antiporter, whose amino-acid sequence MPFTKIHWSTVVPLLAVAVLAAVWGRKLSLLADVPVLALLLAAVLAAVHHAEVVARRVGEPFGALVLAVAVTVIEVGLIVTLMISAGDKAAPLARDTVFAAVMITCNGIFGLVLLVGALRRRVAVFNAEGTGGALATVATLATLSLVLPTFTTSRPGPRFSPAQLAFAAVASLLLYACFVAIQTVRHKEDFLPVEPGADDADEHAAPSARAAWTSLGLLLAALSGVVGLAKAVSPAIESGVDAAGLPRAAVGVVIALLVLLPEALAAYRAARRGQVQVGLNLALGSAMASIGLTIPAIAVASIWIDTPLLLGLGATEMVLLAITVVVAMLTVVPGRATLLQGTVHLSLFAAFGFLAVAP is encoded by the coding sequence TTGCCGTTCACCAAGATTCACTGGTCCACCGTCGTTCCCCTGCTCGCCGTCGCCGTGCTCGCCGCCGTCTGGGGGCGGAAGTTGTCACTGCTGGCCGATGTGCCGGTGCTGGCGCTGCTGCTGGCGGCGGTGCTGGCCGCCGTGCATCACGCGGAGGTGGTGGCCCGGCGGGTCGGCGAACCGTTCGGGGCGCTGGTGCTGGCCGTCGCGGTGACCGTGATCGAGGTGGGACTCATTGTCACGCTGATGATTTCGGCGGGGGACAAGGCCGCGCCGCTGGCGCGCGACACGGTGTTCGCGGCGGTGATGATCACCTGCAACGGCATCTTCGGGCTGGTGCTGCTGGTGGGCGCGCTGCGGCGGCGGGTCGCGGTGTTCAATGCCGAGGGCACCGGCGGGGCGCTGGCCACCGTCGCGACCCTCGCCACCCTGAGCCTGGTGCTGCCGACCTTCACCACGAGCCGGCCCGGCCCGCGGTTCTCGCCCGCCCAGCTGGCCTTCGCGGCGGTCGCGTCGCTGTTGCTGTACGCGTGTTTCGTCGCGATCCAGACGGTGCGGCACAAGGAGGATTTCCTGCCCGTCGAACCGGGTGCGGACGACGCGGACGAGCACGCCGCGCCGAGTGCCCGCGCGGCGTGGACCAGTCTGGGACTGCTGCTGGCCGCGCTCAGCGGCGTGGTCGGATTGGCCAAAGCGGTGTCGCCGGCCATCGAATCCGGTGTCGACGCAGCGGGATTGCCGCGCGCGGCGGTCGGCGTGGTGATCGCGCTGCTGGTGCTGCTGCCCGAGGCGCTGGCCGCCTATCGCGCCGCCCGGCGCGGACAGGTGCAGGTCGGGCTCAACCTCGCGCTCGGCTCGGCCATGGCCAGTATCGGTCTCACCATCCCGGCCATCGCGGTGGCGTCGATCTGGATCGACACCCCGCTGCTGCTCGGACTGGGCGCGACGGAGATGGTGTTGCTGGCCATCACCGTGGTGGTGGCCATGCTCACCGTGGTGCCGGGCCGGGCGACACTGCTGCAGGGCACGGTGCACCTGTCGCTCTTCGCCGCTTTCGGCTTCCTCGCGGTGGCGCCATAG